The Neobacillus sp. OS1-2 genome includes a window with the following:
- a CDS encoding VOC family protein, with translation MNPILNQIGTVFIPVSNIEEARNWYCDILGLPVDGEILFGHLYLLPMNGTGIVLDSKIYSEDNIFKTPPFHLNTTNIEQAYEHMQRKNVEFTTEIEHNHWFNFKDLDGNHLMVCKC, from the coding sequence ATGAACCCTATTTTAAATCAAATTGGTACTGTATTTATTCCTGTAAGCAATATTGAAGAAGCTCGTAATTGGTATTGTGACATATTAGGGTTGCCAGTAGATGGTGAAATATTATTTGGTCATTTGTATTTATTACCAATGAACGGAACAGGAATTGTATTAGACAGTAAGATCTACTCAGAGGACAATATTTTTAAAACTCCACCTTTTCATTTGAACACTACCAATATAGAGCAAGCCTATGAGCATATGCAGAGGAAGAATGTCGAATTTACCACGGAAATTGAGCATAACCACTGGTTTAATTTCAAGGACCTTGATGGGAACCACCTAATGGTTTGCAAATGTTAA
- a CDS encoding endospore germination permease, whose protein sequence is MNSSNPISIFQIVLLIITAVGLKNHVFAIPPLIQTAQKDSWLSVILALFITLLWLFIIIGIHQKTKKENVFQWLLRRVNKWVVYIMIGVLLIVLTIICSETLRETITWVHVSLLPQTPRSVTAISFGIVCFLMAKTNLKSICIINQSLLFFIVILGFFVATVNIQYKDYSLLRPIFEHGYAPIIRGIIFPLSGFTEFFLVLIIQDKVKETLRFRHFVITALLLTGLTIGPLIGAIIEFSQGEAEKLRFPAYEEWQLVSIGQFIEHVFFFVIYQWLSGAFIRITFLFYLIRELLALNKNGKVIIYAVFIIIELLTLFPLSDFKYTEILFYVLLPFSAWFFLGFSILFYLIIYIASKKDRRVKNEA, encoded by the coding sequence ATTAACAGTTCAAATCCAATTTCAATTTTTCAAATAGTTCTTCTAATCATAACTGCAGTAGGTTTAAAGAACCATGTATTTGCCATTCCTCCACTAATACAAACTGCCCAAAAAGACTCGTGGCTGAGTGTTATATTGGCACTGTTTATAACCTTACTTTGGTTGTTTATTATAATAGGCATTCACCAAAAAACGAAAAAGGAGAATGTTTTTCAATGGTTACTTAGACGTGTCAATAAGTGGGTTGTTTACATTATGATTGGGGTACTACTTATTGTCTTGACAATCATTTGTTCGGAAACTTTAAGAGAAACTATCACATGGGTGCATGTTTCATTACTCCCACAGACTCCAAGATCCGTTACAGCTATTTCTTTTGGAATAGTTTGTTTCTTAATGGCAAAAACAAATCTGAAGTCAATCTGCATCATTAATCAATCTCTTCTTTTTTTTATTGTCATACTTGGTTTTTTTGTTGCTACAGTCAATATTCAATATAAGGATTACTCCTTATTAAGACCAATTTTTGAACATGGCTATGCACCAATTATAAGGGGTATCATCTTTCCACTTTCTGGTTTTACTGAATTTTTTCTAGTACTGATTATTCAAGACAAAGTAAAAGAAACTCTTCGTTTTCGTCATTTTGTTATTACTGCTCTACTATTAACTGGATTAACGATAGGTCCTCTAATAGGAGCTATCATTGAGTTTAGTCAAGGAGAGGCGGAAAAGCTGAGATTTCCAGCTTATGAAGAATGGCAGCTTGTATCAATTGGACAATTTATTGAACATGTCTTTTTTTTCGTCATTTATCAATGGCTTTCAGGAGCCTTTATTAGAATAACTTTTTTATTTTATTTGATTAGGGAACTACTCGCTTTAAATAAAAACGGAAAGGTTATTATTTACGCTGTTTTTATTATTATTGAACTTCTCACGCTCTTTCCATTAAGTGACTTTAAGTATACTGAAATATTATTTTATGTTTTATTACCCTTTTCAGCTTGGTTTTTCCTTGGCTTTTCCATTCTGTTTTACTTAATTATCTACATAGCATCTAAAAAAGATAGGAGAGTTAAGAATGAGGCATAG
- a CDS encoding GrpB family protein, with the protein MVRTVIIEDYNSDWTKDFEREKSELINILNGKIISIEHIGSTSVNGLGAKPILDIAVGVNNLEDVDKFIEPLKQIGYECRQHKEFPERRFFRKGEWRAGTHHLHFYEFESEHWNNQLLFRNYLRTHPDDLKKYHQLKKEMAEKYHFDRVSYTEAKGPFILNILKKAQKEIE; encoded by the coding sequence ATGGTTAGAACTGTAATAATTGAGGATTATAACTCAGATTGGACTAAGGACTTTGAGAGGGAAAAAAGTGAATTGATAAATATCCTAAATGGTAAGATTATATCCATCGAACATATAGGAAGTACATCGGTAAATGGATTAGGTGCCAAACCTATATTGGATATTGCTGTTGGTGTAAATAATTTAGAAGATGTAGACAAGTTTATTGAGCCTTTAAAACAAATTGGATATGAATGTAGACAACATAAGGAATTTCCAGAAAGGCGTTTTTTTAGAAAAGGCGAATGGAGAGCAGGAACACATCATTTACATTTTTATGAATTTGAAAGTGAACACTGGAATAACCAACTTCTTTTTAGGAATTATCTTAGAACTCACCCAGATGATCTAAAAAAGTATCATCAATTAAAAAAGGAAATGGCTGAAAAGTATCACTTTGATAGAGTTTCATATACTGAAGCAAAGGGACCATTTATACTAAATATATTAAAAAAGGCTCAAAAAGAAATAGAATAG
- a CDS encoding GNAT family N-acetyltransferase, with translation MNKVILRNIKSDDLPIFFEHQKDDIANQMAAFTSKDPTDWNQFCQHWNRILTDETIIKQSITLEDQVVGHISSFEMFEKREVSYWIDREHWGKGIATDALRQFLALVTIRPLHAHAAKDNIGSRRVLEKCGFLLTGEDKGFANARNEEIEEFIFTLRY, from the coding sequence ATGAATAAAGTAATACTTAGAAATATCAAATCTGATGATCTACCAATATTTTTTGAACATCAGAAAGATGACATAGCCAATCAGATGGCAGCTTTCACGTCAAAAGATCCAACAGACTGGAATCAATTTTGTCAGCACTGGAACCGTATTCTAACCGATGAAACCATTATCAAGCAGTCTATTACTTTAGAAGATCAGGTAGTGGGCCATATCTCCAGCTTTGAAATGTTTGAAAAACGTGAAGTAAGTTACTGGATTGACCGTGAACATTGGGGAAAAGGTATTGCAACGGATGCACTTAGACAATTTCTAGCCTTAGTAACAATACGTCCTTTACACGCTCATGCTGCAAAAGATAATATCGGATCGAGGCGGGTTCTTGAAAAATGTGGATTTCTACTAACAGGAGAAGATAAAGGATTTGCAAATGCACGAAATGAGGAGATTGAAGAATTTATCTTCACTCTTAGATACTGA
- a CDS encoding spore germination protein, translating into MRHRKKAFMESQPPLRKTNETFLPLPPLNTQALREIFSKCPDIEFSTLKFKLHPVTFIYCSGLINTDLLYETIPSLIEKFFERFNGTLTTDVILEELNLPSIATISSEENVVSDIFAGKLLIDFGISGTLFTLDIAKRPQREPSETNTESTILGPRDDFIEDININVSLIRKRLRTTSLVFEEFCVGKRTKTKLLLLYIDDIANLDTLGQIRNKLSSIDVDGLSSTNQLEELINNNKYALFPRHKYTGKPEFAVQTLLSGRFVILIDGVATAFITPINFHLLFKTNEDKEISYIYVSLERLLRVSGLLISTLFPGIWIALTTFHQDQVPLSLLATVVETRRGVPFPAAVEAFAMLLLFELFREAGVRLPMAIGQILSVVGGLIIGDAAISSGLTSPSMVVVIALSTVATFTLVDQSLIGTLSIIRFLSIIMASLLGFFGVLLSFFLLLSYLGSIQTFGVYYLDGMNQFNIWTFLKTFFKLPAGAMRRRPEDLNLTDDTRKGE; encoded by the coding sequence ATGAGGCATAGAAAAAAGGCATTCATGGAATCTCAGCCACCCCTTAGAAAAACAAATGAGACATTTCTCCCACTACCTCCTTTAAATACACAAGCTCTAAGAGAAATATTTAGTAAATGTCCAGATATTGAATTTTCAACCTTAAAGTTTAAGCTCCATCCGGTAACATTTATTTATTGCTCTGGATTAATCAATACTGACCTTCTTTACGAGACAATTCCAAGTTTAATTGAAAAATTTTTCGAGAGGTTTAATGGAACTCTAACAACCGATGTCATTCTAGAAGAGCTCAATCTTCCTTCCATAGCAACTATTTCTAGTGAAGAAAATGTTGTATCTGACATATTTGCAGGAAAATTATTGATTGATTTCGGAATTTCTGGCACATTGTTCACGTTAGATATTGCTAAACGCCCACAAAGAGAACCATCTGAAACAAATACGGAATCTACAATTCTTGGACCAAGAGATGATTTTATCGAAGATATCAATATAAATGTTTCCTTAATTCGTAAACGATTACGTACTACCTCTTTGGTTTTTGAGGAATTCTGTGTAGGTAAAAGGACGAAGACAAAGCTATTACTTCTATATATAGATGATATCGCCAATCTGGATACGCTTGGGCAGATTAGGAATAAGCTTTCTTCTATTGATGTTGACGGCCTATCAAGCACCAATCAATTGGAAGAACTTATAAATAACAATAAATATGCACTTTTCCCCAGGCATAAATATACGGGTAAACCAGAATTTGCGGTGCAGACCCTATTAAGCGGCAGATTTGTCATACTAATTGATGGGGTTGCAACAGCATTTATTACACCAATAAATTTTCACCTTTTATTTAAGACCAATGAAGACAAGGAAATTAGTTATATCTATGTTTCTCTTGAGAGGTTGTTACGAGTCTCAGGTTTACTAATTTCCACCTTATTTCCTGGCATTTGGATTGCATTAACTACCTTCCATCAGGATCAAGTACCATTATCATTGCTGGCTACGGTTGTCGAAACTAGAAGAGGTGTACCCTTTCCCGCGGCCGTAGAGGCCTTTGCCATGTTATTATTATTTGAACTATTTAGGGAAGCCGGCGTACGTCTTCCCATGGCAATTGGTCAAATTTTGAGTGTGGTTGGAGGATTAATTATAGGAGATGCAGCCATAAGTTCCGGATTAACAAGTCCTTCTATGGTAGTTGTAATTGCTTTATCGACTGTAGCCACCTTCACCCTGGTTGATCAATCATTAATTGGTACCCTTTCGATTATTCGTTTCTTATCTATAATTATGGCTTCATTATTGGGCTTTTTTGGGGTACTACTCTCCTTTTTTTTACTTTTAAGTTATTTAGGAAGTATTCAAACTTTTGGGGTTTATTATTTAGATGGTATGAACCAATTTAACATATGGACTTTCCTTAAAACCTTTTTTAAGCTGCCTGCGGGAGCTATGAGGAGACGGCCAGAGGATCTTAACCTAACAGATGATACAAGAAAAGGTGAATAA
- a CDS encoding Ger(x)C family spore germination protein: MIKRKRKYKISTCFSFILFLIFPLSGCWDSNDPEKMVYTQGIGIDYKNGIYIIHTQLINLTLLAKPGSGGGADKPLNSEIGKSSGNSVEDAIFNLYKTSQRRIHWGHLSYIFLTNHALEQNGLQSIIDIITRYNETHYHIWIYGTKIPISKVMNTIPPINMSTYLSRLSDPNAAFEQYSFIQPMDMRETIISNYVPPNEIVLPFVTYDKNDWHGDGKPRNIAVINGISIVGDNTLKGHIINNDIKGYRWIEKKFKRTGLSVQKKGNENYGLTITKRKVNIKPIIINGNVQFDIKIRTKAVINRLEKTISTSQLSLEAEKIIKKEVLRTYRKSLEINSDLYQLSNVLYKNNYVFWKKIQKGGEIPLTKDSIRNVDVKMEVVDGGKKRKIPSLK; the protein is encoded by the coding sequence ATGATAAAACGAAAGAGAAAGTATAAAATATCGACTTGCTTTAGTTTTATTTTATTTCTAATTTTTCCACTATCAGGCTGCTGGGATTCAAATGACCCAGAAAAAATGGTGTATACGCAAGGCATTGGAATTGACTATAAAAACGGTATATATATTATCCATACACAGCTTATCAATTTAACTTTATTAGCAAAGCCTGGTTCTGGAGGGGGTGCCGACAAACCTTTAAATTCAGAAATAGGTAAGTCCTCAGGTAATTCAGTTGAAGATGCCATTTTCAATTTATATAAAACCTCCCAACGTCGGATTCATTGGGGACATCTTTCTTATATTTTTTTAACAAATCATGCATTGGAGCAAAATGGTTTGCAAAGTATTATTGACATCATTACTCGTTATAATGAAACCCATTATCATATTTGGATTTACGGTACAAAAATACCCATATCCAAAGTGATGAATACCATTCCACCCATTAATATGTCCACTTATCTATCTCGATTAAGTGATCCGAATGCAGCATTTGAACAGTATTCATTTATTCAACCCATGGATATGAGAGAAACGATCATTTCCAATTATGTTCCGCCAAATGAGATAGTACTTCCCTTTGTTACTTACGACAAAAATGATTGGCACGGAGATGGAAAGCCTCGCAATATAGCAGTGATAAATGGCATTTCTATTGTGGGGGACAATACTTTGAAGGGACACATCATTAATAATGATATTAAAGGATATAGATGGATTGAAAAAAAGTTTAAACGAACAGGATTAAGTGTTCAGAAGAAAGGAAATGAAAATTATGGTTTAACCATTACCAAGCGAAAAGTGAATATAAAACCTATTATTATTAATGGGAATGTTCAATTCGATATTAAAATAAGGACTAAAGCCGTTATCAATAGACTTGAAAAAACCATTTCAACTTCACAGTTAAGTTTGGAAGCTGAAAAAATAATTAAAAAAGAGGTACTAAGAACGTATCGAAAAAGTCTCGAAATTAACTCAGATCTATATCAATTGTCAAATGTACTTTATAAGAATAATTATGTGTTTTGGAAAAAAATCCAAAAAGGAGGAGAAATACCTTTAACCAAAGATTCAATTAGAAATGTAGATGTAAAAATGGAAGTTGTAGATGGAGGAAAAAAACGCAAAATACCTTCACTAAAATAA
- a CDS encoding DUF3953 domain-containing protein yields the protein MGLGEFRKGRKVIGWISIVAFLFILFVSLQDFFLNYRVRYFKIQLPFLVAFFKLKVIDRK from the coding sequence ATGGGATTAGGAGAATTTCGGAAAGGTCGAAAAGTTATAGGTTGGATTAGCATAGTTGCCTTCTTATTTATATTATTTGTATCACTTCAAGACTTCTTCTTGAACTACCGGGTTCGTTACTTTAAGATCCAGCTGCCATTTTTGGTGGCCTTTTTTAAGCTAAAAGTTATAGATAGAAAGTAA